The genomic region ACTCCCTGTCGCTCATGGATTTTCAATTTAgcgaaagaaaaaagaattgcatCTGGTTAAATGAAAAGATGATACTGATGGCAGATTggagtaaatgaaaaataatgttactCTATATTAAAGCACCAAATTATACACGTCAGGATTGAGCATTCAAAAGTCCAAATGAGGGGGAAGGTACAATGGAGGCTGAGATGCGTACACGGAGTTAAGCCAGATCCTTttgaaaaaatgcaaatgttaagGAGGACGATGCATTGGTTTCTTGCTGCTTGAGAGATGCTACAGTCTTATACTTGACCCTGTTTCTCAGTTCTCATTTCGTCTCCCTAAAATGAATCCCCAAGGGTCAGAGTGAGGATGTTCTTTTTTAATCTTAGGTATCTATATTTTCACTGGAATTTGGGTCATTTCTTGGTTAGACACCATACGGCAAATGTATAATTACCTGATTGAAcaagagcattaaaaaaaagagaacaagcaTGTTCTGCTTTACCCTGCGGGTCAGTCCTGGGCCCCTGAGTTGCAATGTTTGATAGCTGGAGCCTCCAAAAGACCCAGGAAAGTGCCCTTTCTCTTCTCAACTTTTAGGCCACATTTTACAGCTTTTTCTCTGGGCTGTTGGAGGCACATCTGGCCATGAGTATTGCCTAGAAACCATCAGGCAAGGAGGAGGAAACTAAGGCGCAGGAGAAAGTTGATGAGCATTGGACAGTCCTGGGTTCGAATCCTGCCTCCAGGCTTAGTTTTATGCTCTTGGACAAATCATGAAACTCTTGGAGCTTTGGTTTACctctctgcaaaatgaggataatatgaATAATTACGCCTGAGTTATAAAAAGAGGCCAGTCAATGATAGTTTCACTGTCATTGTCATCTGAATCAAAGAGCAGGTTGAGGTTTTGGAGGATTATTAATTAGTTAGAGTTGAGAAGTTGCTGCGAGTTCTCCATGCTGCAGGTGAGGCTACAGAGCATGGTAAGAGCATGCAGTGGCTCTGCCTAGAACTTGCTTTTCTTATAGACCTATTATGTGCTTTTCTTGTAAACCTACTACGGgctttaaggaaaataattacatacatttaattctcacaaccttCCTATGAGAAGGATACTATGTCCATATCATATAGATGTAGAAGTGGGGCATGTTTTCATGAAAGCGGGTGAATTGGGCATTCTTTTCCAAAGACTGCCTCTAAGACCACTGTTCCCCATCCTGGCTTCCCCCAGAACCAGGCAGAGCCACCTCCTGTGTGCTCCTTTCAGCATTTCCCTTAGAGTTTTTCATCTATTTGTCTGCCACTAGCCTCAAAGGCAGACTCTTGTCCTGGTTATGGCTTACTCCCTGGGAATTAGCACAGTGCTTGCTGTGGAACGATGACTTTCTAGATATGTCATAATGAATGAGTGAGGCTCAGAGATTGCAGGACCTTGGGGAATTCAGgcagaatttctctgcctccattttctcctccCTATCATGAGTGAATCAACCTCCACTTCGTAGGGCTGTTTGtgagaataaagtaaaataatgtttGCAAAGTGTTTGCTGCAAGGCCTGGCACATTTTGCTATTATAATTGGTAGAACTGCTGCTTCACTATTATACTTCCATTGTTAAATATAATAGAGTCCAGTGCAAAGTAAAAGCACAaccaatatttgttgaaggatGAAAGTAAtgcagggaaggaagaaaagaaggaaggaaagaaacaaggaaggaagaaaagaagggaaagaggaaggaatgaaggaacaaaggagggaaaagaggatGAAAGGgaggaatatttatttaatggagGAAGGAATGGTTGATGCCATTAATAGGCATTAATTTGTCCGGGCTGTTTTATTCTTCCCAATTGCCATATAATCTATGCTATTAAGATTGCCAGATTTAgctaataaaaatacaggatgccagttaaatttgaattctgATAGAcaatgaatacttttaaaatataagtatggCCTATGCAATATTTGGGCCAGATTTACActcaaaacatatttataatttatctgaaatataaatttaactgGACATACATTCTGTATTTTGTCTGGCAACCTTACACGCTTTTCACCCTGAACATATGTTTTTATCAAGCTGCCCACAACAGAAGTGGCAGCTCATTGGACTAGAATACTTTCCTGCCAACGATTTCAAGGCTAGGTGTGCCGTTAAACTTGTACACTATATTACACAGTAATGACTATAATTTCAAGCCTTTATGCATTTCAGACTCATTGATTTGCTCTCAGTTTAATTTCTATTAGTCAAGAGCATGTGGCTTTTAAAGATACATACAGATACCTATTGAAATTGTTCTAGATTACTTATGTCCTAAAATAGAGATGCACActtaatattttctaatgaatttttaatgaaaagttaCATTTAATATTTGGCAGAGCATTTTGCAGGATTTaagatatatctgataaaggaaagaaaattcagaTCAAAAGTTGTGTGTTTCAGAACACATAGATAGGTTAAAGCTCTCAAATTTTCCATGAAATCTTGATCCTACTTTCTAAAAGATCATGTCATTTTGCACAATTTGTGCTATCATGCATTACAACTAAGATTAGAGTTCCAGACAACAGTGATGTCATTTCATGACCATTTACAAACCTTACATGCATCATTCTAAGCAATGGGCAAGGTATTGCATAAATGTTGTTCTAAAAGAGGACCCCGGGGGTGGAggcatttttttctaagatgaCCAAAGCACCAAGAATCGACCTTTGTACAGATGGAGGAAACCTTCAGGCAGATAGGAGTATTATTGGGATGAACACAAACACAGACAGTACCTGCACCAGCTTTTCTGTTTACAAAACATACATACATGCCCATAGCTTTGAGTGAGTCCCAAACACTCAAACCTGTTTTTCTTCAGTCCTCTCAGAACCACAGCCTAATGGTGCTTGTAAGGATGGAGCTTTGGTTTTGTATAATGAAAACACTAATACGGTGCTTTTGAGGTCCAGATTAGATATACTCATCCTGTACAAACGCAGGGAGGTGCCAAAATGGCTATCTTATCTATGTATTTAACAGATTTGTAAGTaccttttgtatatgtttttccaaattattGGTTTACCTTTGAATCCCTAGAACAGGTATCATACCTTCCAGATTCTGACTGACGATGGATcaagctttttttccccttccctcttcctaTCTACATATCACAGTGTTTTGgcaattatattaattttctaaaaaagatTACAAACCTAACAGGCGGAAAAGTGGTCTTTGTTATAGTACAAATAAATATTACCTGTTTGTCCTCTTCACCATGGTTTCAACCCACCACTATTGGATTGAAATATCTTTCTTCTTCCTAGGTATTCTGTGTATGTGCcacccccccgcttttttttttaaagaaccaggaAAACATAATGGCAAGTTatataagatttaaaatgttatacaGCAAATAAATAGGACGCTGTCGAGCCCCAAGCTCAGGTGTGAATTCAATGGATgcattttggcttttctttcaaTTCCGTGAGCTGAACAAATCATGCTTGGAAAGAATGAGAAGAATCTGCCAATAACACATTTAATCATCATGATAAAAACATGCAAACCAAAAAGATAGTCTTCATTTGGGACCAGATAGCAATTAGAGTTATAGGAGGACTCCTCTCCATCAGAAGCACAGATCTCCTCACTCAGGGGAAAGCCCCAGGTCAGATAtttgaactttttatttcatcttggCCATCCTCACACTCAGTAAGCCTCTCTGTCTGATGTGAGGCGAGCCCAAAGCCATGCCATGTAAATACCGCTCTCTACCTGGAACTCTCCTAGTGTCCTACCTTTCTAACTTGTTCTGAAAGTCTTCTATTTATAAACCAATGCTCTGACAACAGGGGGTGGTGAGCGATTATATGTTactagtttttcatatttgattgTGAATTAATTAAGAGCTAATTAGTTAGGAGCAAATCTGTAACTTAGCATGACATAAACTGGATTGGTCAGTGCGGAAGGTTTAGTTCAGGTTGGGTTCCCGTCCTGGGGAATGGCCAAAGGTGGAGGAACACGTGAACACATAGGAGGGCTCTTAGTGTGTGGGGGCATCGTGctggaagggagagaaaaagaagtacaGAAAACACAAATAGGCAAATGAAAGAGATTTGTTAAGACTCAGCCTTGCTTATACTCAATTTGAAAATGGATGGTGAAACTAATCTGCCAGGGCATTTGGCCTTGGTCTCGGCCCTGTTTcctaaaaattatacaaatggtCTGGGCATGGATGACTATATAAGGCATGGAACTTTTATGATACATGATGCAAATTATCTTCAAGCTGTGGGACTCCATGCACACTAAGTGTACAGAAAGCCATTTGTTTCTTTATGTGAAATGAAACCTCAAGGGCACACATTGCCTCTATCTTTGTTAAAGGTGGGCTCTAATATTGGCCTATCCACAAGACAAccaaaagatgaaagaagaaaataagcttCTTCTCTTTTCATCTCAATGTTTCGCGAAGAAGAATGTTTTTCTACCAACCTGTTTAGGACACATGCTCATTCACAGGACATGTAATGTAGAAAATAACCAAAGGGAAGAGGGTGGAAGGTGGCAATGGCTAAAAAGTAAGCTGCAAAAAGCATTAATTACAAGTAACAATCCTAAAGACAACTTCAAGCTATTCATGAGTTGATGAAAGAATCTCTATATAGTAACTACTTCTAGCACTCTCCAATCTTTCTTTCATTGCTCACCTTTTTGTCACCTTATAAGTCACTGGCATTGCTATGGAAAGGTAGAGTGGTGAAATGGAATGGCGACAGAAGTTAGTatctaataattaaaatgaaagatagCCTTGGCTGGACACTTGAGCTTGCCTTGGGTAATTCAGGATTATGGATGATGAATTCCTAGAAAAAGCAGTAGTAATCTGTGAACTTTATCTCTCTAAACCCATTTTATTCTAGCTCCCAGCTCTAGACTGGAGAACTTGAGAGAATGATTAGGACTTAGTTTTCATGTTCTGgtctttcataaaaataaatcctaCTCAAGCAAGCTACTACCCTGCTTGGCATTGGGAGACACTAGCTGCCTCTAAGCAGACCCATCTCCCTGTAAGAAGCTCCTCACCAGGCTAGTCGCAATGCCTCGGAGCAAACTCATACCTGCAGAGCTATTCTTCATCCACGTCTGTTACAAACTGTGAATGGTGTTCGGGTGACTTGCTGTGCGTTTTGCTTAGGTGGAGTTTTACTGCATGTTTGCTCACAAATGTCCGACAGCACAACTTACACTTGAATTTAGAGTCTGTGTCCTCTTCGACAGCTATTGTTTCCGGAGACCTCTGAGCCGACGACACCCGGGAGATCTCTTGCTCCACCTTGCTTTGCTGGTCCACTGACAAGCGAGTCATGTCCTTCATTTGGAAACCCAGGTGAGATTCTAAGTGACTGATGTAGGTAGAAGGGGTTCTGAACTGGGAGGCACAGTCACTGCAATAAAAGATGGGGTGGCCTTTGTCCATGTTTTTTAGAAATTTCGTCCCGCCTGTTTTCCTAAGCTGGTACTTGACGTTGGCCAGCCAGTGACTGATAGTGGTCATTGAGAGTCCCGTAAACTTCGAGATTTGCATACGCTCTTGTGGGCCCAGATCAGACAGCAGGTATTTGCCCTCTGACGTCTGGAAGAGGCTTGAGGCAAACTGGGCTTGTAGAATCAGAAGATGCTGAGGATTCCAGTTGGACTGCCGGCCTTTTCTTTTATGCAAAGTTGAGACTTCACTGGAGACATCCTCAAAGCGTCTGACATCCATTTCCAGCTTCATGGGAGGGATCCTGGAAGAGGAGGCTGGCTTTGGGGTGGTGGCTTTGGGGAGGACTTTGACCATGTCAGCGATGTCAGACAGAGCGTGCTTCTGAGGTGGGGACGTACAGGATTGTGCTTGCGAGGACTCAGCTTTCTTGCTTTTGGACTTGGTCAGGTCGATGGGCTGATCGCTGTTCTCAAACAGGTAGCGCCTGGACACGCTGGCTGGCCTTGTGGAGGTGGGACTCAAGACCGGCTTGTCCATGACACTGAGATTCGACTTGTGGAACATGGAAATTGTGCTTGAACTTGGGCTGGAGCAGGAAGGTGAGCGCAAGGGCTCCGTGGCTTTGCCCAGGTGATTGTTCAGGACGGACTGCAGGGCGCTGAGTGGGTTGATGCATGGCAGGGCTGGGGCGTGGTTGGCGAGGGCGCACCCGTTGCTCAGAGCAGACGTGGGCTCCAGGGGCTGGGGTTTCTCCTTCTCGCTGCCCTCTTTCATCAGCTTGTCCTCCTCCTTCAGGGAACCCAGCTCAGTCTTTTTGGCTTCTGGAGGCGTTTCGCTTTTGCGGAAAGAATCGCCCTCACTGTGGCTGAAAGATGAGGCCTCTTCATGGGGACTTTCTTTCCCACACTCCTTCACGGCTTCATCTTTGTCTTCTGACTCCTTCTTGATTTGAGTGTAAGGGGCCAGGTGTGTAGGTACAGAAACGAGTGGCATCATTTTCCACTTTGGTGCAATGGGCCTCAGCTTGTTGGTGAGATTAGGCCGGATCTGCAGTACCTGGGATCCCATAGGCAGAGGTGGCTTGGCGCCCTCAGACAGCTGGTAGGCTGCGTGGATGCTGGGGTAGGCACTCCAGCTGGGGGCCCCGTTTTGGGCTTTGTTGATGGCTGTGGTGACAGTATTTTCCAAAGATTTCAAAATGTCCCCTCCACCCTTTGAGCCATCTTCCAAGTCCTCCTCCCTTAGGTATTGATATTTGATGGTAGGGTCTAAAGGTTTTTGTAGAGGATCTTCATTGTCCTCGCTTTTCACGACTTTCTCATCCCTGCTGGTGTCCTCTGGCCtttcttttttactctctttCTTTAGCTCAGTTGTAGAGGCTGCACAATCTGATACTGAGTTACTGGATGGCTTGGGAGCCAGAGAATCACTGTTGGGGGCCTCGGACAACGACTGCATTTTCTCCACTGCTAGTGGGTCTAATACCAGCTGCTTCCCTTTCTTGGAGGCAGAGCTGGTGACCTTGAGAAAGTGACCTGTGACCATCATGTGGGTGGTGAGCTGCTGCAAGGTGTCATGGGAGCTCCCACACTCCATGCACTTTAAGATCTGGGACTTGCAGGCCTCAAACTGCCAGGTGTAGCTGGCTCCATTTTGGTAGCCATAGCGGTTGTTGGAGGACAACTGCAAGTTGGCGTTCTTCTGAGAAAAAGAATCTGCAAAAGATCCTGTGGTTGAATCGGGGGAACACGGCCGATTGACATCAAAAACGCGTTTTTTCGCCGGGGTGACCATTTTCGAGGAAATGGTTGGGACTGGCTCCTTCAAAGGCACTTTTTggtaatgttttgttttaatcatgtGGACGCTCAAATCTTGGAGGGAATCGAAGGAGTCGCCACAAAACATACATTTCAGAACCTTTTGAGCATCCTCCTTGTCCATATCCTGGAAAGCCCTTTTCCGGGGCTTTGAATAGCTTGTGGGTCTGAGCTTGTCCTTTTTGCGGTTGTCATCTTGATAGTGGCCCGTTTCATTCATGTGCACAGTCAACTCGACTAGGGTGTCATAGGCTGCGCTGCACTGTCGGCACCGGAATCTGCTGGCCCCTGTGAACACAGTCCCGCACATCTTGCTGCTCTGCCGGTACAACTGCACCGAGCTGAACAGGCTGGGTTTCGAGACGGACCTAGAAGGCAAGTTCTGCTGCAGGCTTTTGGACAGAGCATCTTGGTGCCAGTCAAAATCACTCTTGTTGCTGCCGTTTCGGGTGTCACAGTTCCGCCTCTCACTACCGGACAGCTTGAAGCCAAGGCCCAGGCCTGACCAGTAGGAATCCGACAGGATGTTGGCGTAGACAGCAGTCATTTTATCCATGCAGTTGTGCGCTTCATTTGGAAGCTTGACGTGAGTGTTTGCTTTCTTGTCCGAGGCATCTCGGCCGCAGACACTCTTGATGTCTGACACCTGATCACTGGCGTCGCTCAGCAGAGACTCATTCTCGGCATCCTGATTGGACAAATGACTTCCCGGAGAGTTCTGGTAACTGAAGCAGCTTTTTTGCTCTGGGCCCGTTTCTAGCTCCTCGTCCGTCCCTGTGTCATTGCCACCCTGCAGCTGAGCTACTGAACcgctgtcctcctcctcctcctcttcttttatttcctcctcttctttcagcTGTTCCTCCTGGGCGTAGCCTGCAAGAGAAGAAGCAGCGATGAAACGACAGTAACAGGCTCCATATTCCATTCCAATTTCCTCACACAGACTAAGTGCTTCCCATGCCGAACTGAACAGTGACTTGATCTACACTTTTATGCACTGTAAGCAATGGACGCAGGAAAAGCTAAATGGTGTTTTTCGTGCCAtctactgtgtttttttttttttttttaattggcaggCGTCATAATTCTTTATAAATGCCTAGGGTCCCAAGTTAATAATTTTCAGGTTTGAGGAATATCTTTCTAATATTCCTGTAGTGGGATAGTTGCTAAATTCATGTGTATGACTTTTAGGAAATCTGGATTGAAATTCATATCCCATTAAAGTCATACCTCTACAGAGAAGAATGTTGGCCCATAAGGAGACTAAGACTTGACTCTTGGCATCTAGATGGTAAAGTTTACCAAGGCACTTGTATATATTGGCATATAACCccataaataaatcattttcgAGTGCTCCGAAGTAATTTGGATGCACAGCCATTATATTTTTTGATAGCCACTGTCTTTTtgctataacatttttatttgtagagaatCACACAGCAGGAAGAGAGATTATGGGGTATGCAAATAAAATCTATTGATCGTTGAAAAATTATATAAGCTCAGCAAATataatgactttaaaataatCGCAAATGGTGCTAAAATGGGAGATTTGGCGACTATCTTATTATTCTAAAACAGGTTTATGAAGACTTTTCCCGACAAGGTTGAAAATGCCCTCTCGATcttgtgcctgtaatttcaaATGCACTGTGATTTGTGGGTACCCGTCATGAGATGCCaattatatatttgatttgtAGATGCAAAATGCTATTGGGGATGCATGCTTTCCCTTCTCTGAAAGGATTTAGGACCAGTAATTGCATAGGGAAAATGAAGACATGAGCGAGCCAGTGCAAAGGGAATTAATGggcaaatatccatcaatggagATGGGGAATGTGACATTATGCCTATGGGCTCATTTTCTTCACCTGGCCTTTTCAGAACCATGCAGATAAAATGCAACCAAAGAAGTCCCAAAGAAAAGGAGATCCAGTTTTAGGTTTGCAAGAACTGCACAATcttaatgcaatttttttttttttaagtgaacttCTATCTCCTCTCTCTGTAGCAGGTAGTGACTTGGGGAAAACCTTAGAGCAGGCTCTGTTATTTCCAGTCACTAAGGACAAAGCTTGGAAAAGGAGTGGCCATGCACTGGAGGGCCGTCCAGTGAGGCAGGCACAGAGAATTAGAAGAGAAGGGGGCTTGCTAGGATAAAGCAGCAACTCCAAAGGCTGCCACTGCTGCTgaagataaagaatatttattgagcaattactgTCTCCTAGGAAGTCAACTAAACACTGCAAATGCATTCTTTCATTTTGTCTAATATCTGCATGAAGTAGccactattattttcatttcacagagggggaaactgaggctttaaGGTAAGGAAATtcacccaaggccacacagctagcaTTGCAGAGTGAGGACATAACACCCAGGTCTGCCTGATGGGAGAATGCCTCAACACAGGAGATGTCACTGTCTTTGGATTGCCAACCTAATGAAGAAGAACCCTTTGAGGAGACCCAAAGGCTAAAGGGTAAGCAGTGGAATTTCATTGAAATGTCACTAAATAGATAACCACATCAGAGGGGAAAACTGTGGGAAAACTGGAGACAAGAGCCCATGATTTTAGTGACAGAATACCATAAAACaagatgaaatatataaattcagTCTAGCCATGAATATTATGGTTGTGTTAGTTATTTTCCTGCTATTGGTGTGGTGTGTTTTACCTTCCTAGCAAATTGACAGGTGGATTTTTTATTAAATTGGCATTATTGGTCTCTAGTCTCAAAAATTGGtttgaaaaaacaacaactacTCAATCTAGTCCAAAACCCATTAATAAGCGGTCACAACTTGCAAGAAAACTGTAGTTTAAAATGACCGTAGGGCCGAATTAGATTATTCCTGTTGGTATCATACCACTTTCTTTTTCCTGGATTAACTTGTGTGTTTGCAAAAAATAGGTATACCATTCAAGGAGAAAGTCTctgttataaaattaatacacTAAATAACAACTGATAAAATAAGTTGTTACTGAGCCAAGTAAAATACATCAGGGAATCAGACAAATTTCACCAATCAAATAGGGTCACTTTGAGAATGAAGGGAATGCTATTAATCCGGAACATATGCTGGGTCAATAGGCATTCAGCAGGATGGTCCAGGCTAAGACACGTGGTGACCACACCTATGGCTCACGTAATCACAGCAACCAAGAAGCAAGTAAAGAAATTTGGGGGTTTGGTGGCAGTGAGGACTTTCTGTCATCACAATTGGCTAAGGGAGTTTCCGGGTTTCATTCATCTCAGTATTTTCAgtgcctagcactgtgcctgACATTTAGCAAGAAGTTGGGAAGTAATTCATGTTGTGTGTACATTgatgaaatatacatacatgcactCTAATGCTTGCGCccatgcgtacacacacacacacacactctgcccATCCAATACAGTCATTTTCAAACTAGGAGAAaagaagtgttcttttttttttcactgatatTTGGAAGCAGAGCTTTCTGGACCAGCTCAACCTCACAATCTACTTTGTCCTTCTAAATGGATTCCGCAGAAGAAAAGTCAGAGACAGCAAACGCCTCCCCCACAATACAGATAAAATTTTCCGCTTAATTAGGCATTGACATGTTTACTATAACCTTTACAGAAGAGTAACTCGTGCCGAGAGAccctttttgtctgttttcctctGCAGAGCAGACTAAATCTCATGCACTGGATAAGGTAAGGCATTGAAAAGCCTCATACAAAAAGTGCCAAACATCTGTCAAAGTGAGTGTATTTTAACAATGGCTGAGGGTTccaaggagttttttttttaaaacacatttcaaTATTATACATCTAAAACTGTTCATTTGACTTAAGTGATTTTGTTTGCCACCAGCAGTTGGGGCAAGGGAGGAAAAGCAGCCAGAACAGGGGTGATCTGGATGAATAATGAatatcagtctctctctctctattgaTGACTTGTTTAATAAGATTGCATCATGTGTAAGTCTTAGTATAAGTGGATGAGTGGCAAGTGTATTCTTATGAATActtatttaatgaaagaaaactatCACAGTTATGCCAAAGCACAGGACGAAAGAACTGTTCTCTA from Macaca thibetana thibetana isolate TM-01 chromosome 10, ASM2454274v1, whole genome shotgun sequence harbors:
- the TSHZ2 gene encoding teashirt homolog 2 isoform X2, yielding MPRRKQQAPKRAAGYAQEEQLKEEEEIKEEEEEEDSGSVAQLQGGNDTGTDEELETGPEQKSCFSYQNSPGSHLSNQDAENESLLSDASDQVSDIKSVCGRDASDKKANTHVKLPNEAHNCMDKMTAVYANILSDSYWSGLGLGFKLSGSERRNCDTRNGSNKSDFDWHQDALSKSLQQNLPSRSVSKPSLFSSVQLYRQSSKMCGTVFTGASRFRCRQCSAAYDTLVELTVHMNETGHYQDDNRKKDKLRPTSYSKPRKRAFQDMDKEDAQKVLKCMFCGDSFDSLQDLSVHMIKTKHYQKVPLKEPVPTISSKMVTPAKKRVFDVNRPCSPDSTTGSFADSFSQKNANLQLSSNNRYGYQNGASYTWQFEACKSQILKCMECGSSHDTLQQLTTHMMVTGHFLKVTSSASKKGKQLVLDPLAVEKMQSLSEAPNSDSLAPKPSSNSVSDCAASTTELKKESKKERPEDTSRDEKVVKSEDNEDPLQKPLDPTIKYQYLREEDLEDGSKGGGDILKSLENTVTTAINKAQNGAPSWSAYPSIHAAYQLSEGAKPPLPMGSQVLQIRPNLTNKLRPIAPKWKMMPLVSVPTHLAPYTQIKKESEDKDEAVKECGKESPHEEASSFSHSEGDSFRKSETPPEAKKTELGSLKEEDKLMKEGSEKEKPQPLEPTSALSNGCALANHAPALPCINPLSALQSVLNNHLGKATEPLRSPSCSSPSSSTISMFHKSNLSVMDKPVLSPTSTRPASVSRRYLFENSDQPIDLTKSKSKKAESSQAQSCTSPPQKHALSDIADMVKVLPKATTPKPASSSRIPPMKLEMDVRRFEDVSSEVSTLHKRKGRQSNWNPQHLLILQAQFASSLFQTSEGKYLLSDLGPQERMQISKFTGLSMTTISHWLANVKYQLRKTGGTKFLKNMDKGHPIFYCSDCASQFRTPSTYISHLESHLGFQMKDMTRLSVDQQSKVEQEISRVSSAQRSPETIAVEEDTDSKFK
- the TSHZ2 gene encoding teashirt homolog 2 isoform X1; translated protein: MPRRKQQAPKRAAGYAQEEQLKEEEEIKEEEEEEDSGSVAQLQGGNDTGTDEELETGPEQKSCFSYQNSPGSHLSNQDAENESLLSDASDQVSDIKSVCGRDASDKKANTHVKLPNEAHNCMDKMTAVYANILSDSYWSGLGLGFKLSGSERRNCDTRNGSNKSDFDWHQDALSKSLQQNLPSRSVSKPSLFSSVQLYRQSSKMCGTVFTGASRFRCRQCSAAYDTLVELTVHMNETGHYQDDNRKKDKLRPTSYSKPRKRAFQDMDKEDAQKVLKCMFCGDSFDSLQDLSVHMIKTKHYQKVPLKEPVPTISSKMVTPAKKRVFDVNRPCSPDSTTGSFADSFSQKNANLQLSSNNRYGYQNGASYTWQFEACKSQILKCMECGSSHDTLQQLTTHMMVTGHFLKVTSSASKKGKQLVLDPLAVEKMQSLSEAPNSDSLAPKPSSNSVSDCAASTTELKKESKKERPEDTSRDEKVVKSEDNEDPLQKPLDPTIKYQYLREEDLEDGSKGGGDILKSLENTVTTAINKAQNGAPSWSAYPSIHAAYQLSEGAKPPLPMGSQVLQIRPNLTNKLRPIAPKWKMMPLVSVPTHLAPYTQIKKESEDKDEAVKECGKESPHEEASSFSHSEGDSFRKSETPPEAKKTELGSLKEEDKLMKEGSEKEKPQPLEPTSALSNGCALANHAPALPCINPLSALQSVLNNHLGKATEPLRSPSCSSPSSSTISMFHKSNLSVMDKPVLSPTSTRPASVSRRYLFENSDQPIDLTKSKSKKAESSQAQSCTSPPQKHALSDIADMVKVLPKATTPKPASSSRIPPMKLEMDVRRFEDVSSEVSTLHKRKGRQSNWNPQHLLILQAQFASSLFQTSEGKYLLSDLGPQERMQISKFTGLSMTTISHWLANVKYQLRKTGGTKFLKNMDKGHPIFYCSDCASQFRTPSTYISHLESHLGFQMKDMTRLSVDQQSKVEQEISRVSSAQRSPETIAVEEDTDSKFKCKLCCRTFVSKHAVKLHLSKTHSKSPEHHSQFVTDVDEE